One window of the Candidatus Zixiibacteriota bacterium genome contains the following:
- a CDS encoding hypothetical protein (Evidence 5 : Unknown function) codes for MRKPISVILALLILTSISCNTKYKLHFYKIDPGKKLELQNEKTYFLKGYVLAKAGSENIITAGRGTMLITDQSMTDPEMEDIPSGLLTTSGKINFRIFAQLPADLKNDSLNLAGNSICQIVGQYNRAESLKIFDCTEGFILIDSVKSNKFFASLSGKYFNIEKDSLVFQGEMKPREKK; via the coding sequence ATGCGCAAGCCGATTTCAGTCATACTGGCTCTATTGATCCTCACTTCAATTTCCTGCAACACCAAGTACAAACTTCATTTTTACAAAATCGATCCGGGAAAAAAACTGGAACTCCAGAACGAAAAGACTTATTTCCTCAAAGGGTACGTTCTGGCGAAGGCGGGATCCGAAAATATTATTACCGCCGGGCGGGGTACCATGCTGATCACCGATCAAAGCATGACCGACCCGGAAATGGAAGATATCCCGTCGGGGCTACTGACGACTTCCGGTAAAATCAATTTCCGGATTTTCGCGCAGTTGCCGGCCGATTTGAAAAATGATTCCCTGAATCTGGCGGGGAATTCGATCTGCCAGATTGTCGGTCAATATAACCGCGCCGAGTCGCTCAAAATTTTCGACTGCACGGAAGGGTTTATCCTGATTGACTCGGTGAAATCGAATAAGTTTTTCGCTTCCCTTTCGGGCAAGTATTTCAATATCGAGAAAGACTCCCTAGTTTTCCAGGGCGAGATGAAACCGCGCGAGAAGAAATAA
- a CDS encoding putative Uncharacterized sugar kinase YihV (Evidence 3 : Putative function from multiple computational evidences), with translation MPWKALPEGSKLKVSFDCLGLGIAPIDILYQIGAFPKPGSKIDALDITIQGGGPIPTAMVTLSRLGMKAALLAAVGGDLFGQFVIDQLRREKVDTSHIIIKKKPTAVACGWFEKGSGRRTIALNLKIKISPGDINLARLPHMKMIHLDGRDLNACMKLARYAKKIKIPVVFDIGSIRNDVSPIFPLVDHLVCSSDYALPFTQTKTILDSISRLRRLCPGTIVVTAGIDGSIGYSRHDGLAFARAYKVKTVDTTGAGDVYHGAYIYGLLKNWPLEKRMQFASAAAALKCTRPGGRLGIPDLKQVKKFMGGRRTLYA, from the coding sequence ATGCCATGGAAAGCACTTCCGGAAGGATCAAAATTGAAAGTGTCGTTTGATTGTCTCGGCCTCGGCATCGCTCCTATCGATATACTCTATCAAATTGGTGCCTTTCCGAAACCGGGATCCAAAATCGACGCCCTCGATATTACCATTCAGGGCGGCGGACCGATCCCGACCGCCATGGTGACACTGTCCCGGCTGGGAATGAAAGCGGCGCTTCTGGCCGCGGTCGGCGGCGATTTATTCGGACAATTCGTCATCGACCAACTGCGCCGCGAAAAAGTCGATACTTCACATATAATTATTAAGAAAAAACCGACCGCCGTCGCCTGCGGCTGGTTCGAGAAAGGGAGCGGGCGGCGGACCATCGCTTTGAACTTGAAAATAAAAATCTCTCCCGGTGATATTAACCTGGCCCGACTGCCTCACATGAAAATGATCCATCTCGACGGCCGCGATCTGAACGCATGTATGAAACTGGCCCGTTACGCAAAAAAAATAAAAATTCCCGTCGTTTTCGATATCGGTTCTATTCGCAACGATGTTTCCCCGATTTTTCCTCTCGTCGATCATCTGGTTTGTTCCTCTGATTATGCTCTCCCGTTCACACAGACGAAGACTATTTTGGATTCCATAAGTAGGTTAAGGCGCCTTTGTCCCGGCACGATTGTTGTCACCGCCGGGATCGACGGCTCAATCGGATACAGCCGTCATGACGGTCTGGCTTTCGCGCGGGCATACAAAGTAAAGACGGTTGATACCACCGGGGCGGGCGATGTCTATCACGGCGCCTATATATATGGACTTCTGAAAAACTGGCCCCTGGAAAAAAGGATGCAATTCGCTTCGGCGGCCGCCGCCTTGAAATGCACCAGACCGGGCGGGCGGCTCGGTATCCCCGATCTGAAGCAGGTAAAGAAATTTATGGGCGGGAGAAGGACGCTTTATGCTTGA
- a CDS encoding conserved hypothetical protein (Evidence 4 : Unknown function but conserved in other organisms): MKRAAEYSIAAQVWALREHGEVGPRTFRALMARFGNLAAILEAEMEDLLRIEGLAEKRAHKIMQSFHSLNKSEKFVTTLKDREIGYSTVFDDDYPRLFTELNDPPPIIFYRGTLPALDEKAVALVGSHKATGDGIALAVELASRLASRSVAVVSGLARGIDTAAHIGAVKGGGKTYALIGSGLDHIYPEENITLVSEIVRQGAVISEYPPDTTYSDGRLISRNRLTVGLSQAVIVGEIFGDSAGTLDSAAFCHELGKLMFILVDGCDTPGKDNAGVEKVLAMGAIPITLDNGLDIILKSLV, encoded by the coding sequence ATGAAACGCGCCGCGGAATATTCAATCGCCGCTCAGGTCTGGGCCCTGCGCGAACATGGCGAAGTCGGCCCGAGGACTTTCCGTGCCCTAATGGCCCGGTTCGGGAACCTTGCCGCCATTCTTGAAGCCGAAATGGAGGATCTGCTAAGAATCGAAGGGCTCGCCGAAAAACGGGCGCACAAAATCATGCAGTCGTTCCACTCCCTGAATAAATCGGAGAAATTTGTCACCACCCTGAAAGACCGGGAAATCGGATATAGCACGGTGTTCGACGACGATTATCCGCGACTCTTCACCGAACTGAATGACCCGCCCCCCATCATTTTCTATCGCGGCACTCTGCCCGCCCTCGATGAAAAAGCAGTCGCTCTGGTCGGATCCCATAAGGCCACCGGCGACGGCATCGCGCTGGCGGTCGAATTGGCGTCGCGTCTCGCTTCCCGCTCCGTTGCGGTTGTTTCGGGACTGGCGCGCGGGATCGATACCGCCGCTCATATCGGCGCTGTCAAAGGGGGCGGAAAAACCTATGCCCTTATCGGCTCCGGATTGGATCATATCTACCCCGAAGAAAATATCACGCTCGTCTCCGAAATCGTAAGACAGGGAGCGGTCATTTCCGAATATCCTCCCGACACGACCTATTCCGACGGCCGCCTGATATCCCGCAACCGCCTGACTGTCGGCCTCTCCCAGGCCGTGATAGTCGGCGAGATTTTCGGCGATTCGGCCGGGACCCTTGATTCCGCCGCCTTCTGCCATGAACTGGGTAAATTGATGTTCATCCTCGTCGACGGTTGCGACACCCCGGGCAAAGATAACGCCGGGGTCGAGAAGGTCCTGGCGATGGGCGCCATACCTATCACGCTCGACAACGGCCTCGACATTATATTAAAATCCCTGGTCTGA
- a CDS encoding conserved hypothetical protein (Evidence 4 : Unknown function but conserved in other organisms), with amino-acid sequence MPITIEIVQGDITEAETEAIVNAANNHLWMGSGVAGAIKRKGGSEIERDAMAKGPIEIGRAIASTAGKLPYKYVIHAAGMGQDLRTNRDIVHDSTLNSLMLADSLKLKSLAFPAIGTGVGGLSLKTCAEAMFSAVRQMEHQFKYLEKIVFVLFDKDSYDIFREEGTKPV; translated from the coding sequence ATGCCGATAACGATTGAAATCGTTCAAGGGGACATTACCGAAGCCGAAACTGAGGCCATTGTCAATGCCGCCAATAATCATCTCTGGATGGGCTCGGGTGTTGCCGGAGCCATCAAAAGAAAGGGGGGAAGCGAAATTGAGCGCGACGCCATGGCCAAAGGTCCCATTGAAATCGGCCGGGCGATTGCCTCAACCGCCGGAAAACTGCCCTATAAATATGTCATCCATGCCGCCGGAATGGGACAGGACTTAAGAACCAACCGCGATATTGTGCATGATTCGACCCTCAATTCTCTTATGCTGGCCGATTCCCTCAAATTGAAATCGCTGGCTTTTCCCGCCATCGGCACCGGTGTCGGCGGCCTCTCTCTAAAGACCTGTGCCGAAGCCATGTTTTCGGCGGTGCGACAAATGGAACACCAATTCAAATATCTGGAGAAAATTGTCTTTGTTCTCTTCGATAAAGATAGTTATGATATATTTCGCGAGGAGGGGACAAAGCCGGTTTAG
- a CDS encoding membrane hypothetical protein (Evidence 5 : Unknown function) — translation MATSDSTIDQTVTRGHCRETIPYVIVAPLIAFVFYFLTAFRTITWWDNGEYSLAALTLGIPHPPGSLMATILGWLVTWLPLGIPKIFLLNLFAGFLAACTVALVIQIGLRLYHKYFSDNSERIGRSGTIIIYALAALSGLGLGLGETMWLYAVKFTPYVITPLFTALILWAMFRWWEEARGPNQIKWLFLIMLLFGLDFSVHRTNILLLPGFLVWLIIGNYRVLAHMKSRGAIVLGFLLGLCFHLLIIPMAARKPFLNVNDPSNLSRFWDYITLKQYGGKMLFTLFPRKGDFWHFQVPDYINTFSANFLSFRGELGIFGILPFIFGLIGLIALIKKNARLGISLLILFLFTSAGAIIYFNVPADFFRSMDRHYLPSLVIFSVWTIFGVAAVFHWLLGLHPLRRTILLVPAIFLVSMIPISQTVRNYSRVDGSRDYFACDVSTNLLNTVANDGILFVGGDNETWPLWFLQKAEKVRPDITVINMNLMNTDWYMPQVFETYPGFPFPPLPDSIRWNVKPWHDTAITIPGDRNPAKYELPDNTPMPDSVVFDIKPNIAGKYLLGADWILLQIIQENNWKRPLYFSAALPGQSTVWIGEYLRPEGTAARLIPVKKPPINLSILRNNLLEKYRYRGFNDFSLPLEKATVWSGQNYLSLFSTLFNLESQSGDTVQLRNDISEMRERLIYERLDLPENAQYYYRYLMKMAE, via the coding sequence ATGGCTACTTCAGATTCGACGATTGACCAAACCGTTACCCGCGGCCATTGTCGTGAGACGATTCCTTATGTCATTGTTGCTCCCCTGATCGCATTTGTATTCTATTTTTTGACCGCCTTCCGTACTATTACCTGGTGGGACAATGGCGAATATTCTCTCGCGGCCCTGACCCTTGGCATCCCGCATCCGCCCGGTTCCCTGATGGCAACCATATTGGGATGGCTGGTGACCTGGCTCCCGCTCGGAATTCCGAAGATTTTTCTTCTTAACCTGTTTGCCGGATTTCTTGCCGCCTGCACGGTGGCGCTGGTCATACAAATTGGTTTGCGCCTGTACCACAAATATTTTTCGGATAACTCAGAAAGGATCGGCCGGAGCGGAACTATCATTATATATGCCCTGGCCGCCCTCTCCGGGCTGGGCCTGGGGCTCGGCGAAACCATGTGGCTCTACGCCGTCAAATTTACTCCCTACGTCATCACACCGCTCTTTACGGCGTTGATACTATGGGCGATGTTCCGCTGGTGGGAAGAGGCCCGTGGTCCGAATCAGATAAAATGGTTGTTCCTTATCATGCTTCTGTTCGGACTTGATTTCAGCGTTCATCGCACCAATATCCTGCTTCTGCCCGGATTTTTGGTCTGGCTCATCATCGGTAATTACAGGGTTCTGGCGCATATGAAATCCCGCGGCGCCATTGTTCTTGGCTTTTTGCTCGGATTATGTTTCCATCTGCTCATTATTCCGATGGCGGCGCGCAAACCGTTCCTTAACGTCAATGACCCGTCCAATCTCTCCCGTTTCTGGGATTATATCACTCTCAAGCAGTACGGCGGGAAGATGCTTTTCACTCTCTTCCCCCGGAAAGGCGATTTCTGGCACTTTCAGGTTCCCGACTATATCAACACCTTCAGCGCCAATTTTCTTTCTTTCCGGGGCGAACTGGGCATCTTTGGAATTCTTCCCTTTATCTTCGGGCTGATCGGACTGATTGCTCTCATCAAGAAAAATGCCCGTCTCGGCATAAGTTTGTTAATACTTTTTCTCTTCACCAGCGCCGGAGCGATCATCTATTTCAATGTCCCGGCCGATTTTTTCCGCTCCATGGATCGCCATTACCTGCCGTCGCTGGTGATCTTTTCGGTGTGGACTATTTTCGGCGTCGCCGCCGTGTTCCATTGGCTCCTTGGGCTCCATCCTTTGAGAAGGACTATTCTGCTCGTCCCGGCCATTTTTCTTGTCTCCATGATTCCCATATCTCAAACCGTGCGGAACTATTCCCGCGTCGACGGCTCCCGCGATTATTTCGCCTGTGATGTCTCCACCAATTTATTGAATACGGTCGCCAATGATGGCATCCTCTTTGTCGGCGGCGACAACGAAACCTGGCCCTTGTGGTTCCTTCAGAAGGCGGAAAAGGTCCGGCCCGATATTACCGTAATCAATATGAACCTGATGAACACCGATTGGTACATGCCGCAGGTTTTCGAGACCTATCCCGGCTTTCCCTTTCCGCCGCTTCCCGATAGTATAAGGTGGAACGTTAAGCCGTGGCATGATACCGCCATTACAATCCCGGGCGACAGAAATCCTGCCAAATATGAACTGCCGGACAACACCCCTATGCCGGATTCTGTGGTTTTCGATATCAAGCCGAATATCGCCGGCAAATATCTCCTCGGCGCCGACTGGATACTTCTGCAAATAATTCAGGAAAATAATTGGAAACGCCCCCTCTATTTTTCCGCCGCTCTTCCCGGGCAGTCGACAGTCTGGATAGGCGAGTATCTTCGCCCTGAGGGGACCGCCGCGCGGCTGATTCCTGTCAAAAAGCCGCCCATCAATCTCTCTATCTTACGAAACAATCTTTTGGAGAAATACCGTTACCGCGGCTTCAATGATTTCTCTCTTCCGCTGGAAAAGGCCACCGTATGGTCCGGACAAAATTATCTGTCGCTCTTTTCGACCCTGTTCAATCTGGAATCACAGTCCGGCGATACGGTGCAGTTGCGGAATGATATCTCGGAAATGCGGGAACGTCTGATATACGAGCGGCTCGATCTTCCCGAAAATGCGCAATATTATTATCGGTATTTAATGAAGATGGCGGAGTAG
- a CDS encoding Na+/H+ antiporter NhaD-like permease — MPLQIIILLAVFLLIAVRKIGNIRFQIWQIMLLGALAVLITGKISIPAAIKAVDYDVILFLFGMFVVGEALDRSGYLAHLTHIVFSRTKNTEQLLLAILVIFGVASAFLMNDTLAIIGTPVVLTLAKKHDVSPKLLLLALAFGVTIGSVVSPIGNPQNLLIAVNGIKGNPFVSFARYLAIPTILCLLVAFLVLRFFYKKEFHPDGLNHLEEPILDTHLASLSKLSIFIILALVGLKILSVFWGIGAYFHLTYIALAGAVPLLLLSKKRIELLRSIDWTTLIFFAAMFVLMAAVWDSGFFQSLLERMHLDITKLTVVLSVSVILSQFISNVPLVALCLPILHHAGAANNEMIALAAGSTIAGNLFILGAASNVIIIQNAEKRAGQTLTFWEFARVGIPLTAANVTIYWLFLRLM; from the coding sequence ATGCCCCTGCAAATAATAATCCTTCTGGCGGTCTTCCTTCTTATCGCCGTCCGCAAAATAGGCAATATCCGCTTTCAAATCTGGCAAATCATGCTTCTGGGCGCTCTCGCCGTCCTGATTACCGGAAAGATCTCCATCCCTGCCGCCATAAAGGCCGTCGATTATGATGTCATCCTTTTCCTGTTCGGGATGTTTGTAGTCGGTGAGGCGCTCGACCGCAGCGGCTATCTGGCTCACCTCACCCATATCGTTTTCAGCCGTACCAAAAACACCGAACAACTTCTTCTGGCCATTCTTGTCATATTCGGAGTCGCCTCGGCCTTTCTCATGAACGACACCCTGGCCATAATAGGAACACCGGTGGTTTTGACTCTGGCCAAAAAGCATGACGTCTCCCCCAAATTGCTCCTTCTGGCGCTGGCTTTCGGCGTCACCATCGGCTCGGTTGTCAGCCCGATCGGCAATCCTCAAAATCTCCTCATCGCCGTCAACGGCATCAAAGGGAATCCCTTTGTCTCGTTCGCCCGCTATCTGGCCATTCCAACCATCCTCTGCCTTCTGGTCGCATTTCTGGTGTTGAGATTTTTCTACAAAAAGGAGTTTCATCCCGATGGACTCAACCATCTCGAGGAACCGATACTCGATACCCATTTGGCGTCATTATCCAAATTGTCCATTTTCATTATTCTGGCGCTGGTCGGTCTTAAAATTCTGAGCGTCTTCTGGGGCATCGGCGCCTATTTCCATCTTACCTATATCGCTCTGGCCGGGGCCGTCCCGCTTCTTTTGCTTTCGAAAAAGAGAATTGAATTATTGAGAAGTATCGACTGGACCACCCTCATATTTTTCGCCGCCATGTTTGTCCTGATGGCGGCCGTCTGGGACTCCGGCTTTTTCCAGTCCCTTCTGGAGCGGATGCATCTCGATATCACCAAGTTGACCGTGGTCCTGTCCGTCAGCGTCATTCTGAGCCAGTTCATCTCCAATGTCCCTCTGGTGGCGCTCTGTCTGCCGATCTTGCATCACGCCGGGGCGGCCAATAACGAGATGATTGCCCTGGCCGCCGGAAGTACCATCGCCGGCAATCTTTTCATTCTCGGCGCCGCCAGTAATGTCATCATCATTCAAAACGCCGAAAAACGGGCCGGTCAAACCCTGACTTTCTGGGAATTCGCCCGGGTCGGTATTCCCCTGACCGCGGCCAATGTAACCATATACTGGCTTTTCCTGCGGTTGATGTGA
- a CDS encoding Membrane-associated phospholipid phosphatase, which produces MLDIIQALISADHSVFFFINKTLANPVTDFIMPLVTIDLHLKIFYGFCLALLLWKGDRRLRYAIIFSLITVAATDLTTSAFLKHLFERPRPCHTFDVRLLVPCGAGFSMPSSHAANLFGQAFFFHQIARKISWFLIPFAIIVALSRIFVGVHYPADVLVGAALGTVIGFLLAKIFCRLLPDKKQSISMGS; this is translated from the coding sequence ATGCTTGATATAATCCAGGCGCTCATCTCGGCCGATCATTCCGTATTTTTCTTCATCAACAAAACTCTGGCCAACCCGGTGACCGACTTTATCATGCCGCTCGTGACCATCGATTTGCATCTCAAAATATTTTATGGCTTCTGTCTCGCTCTGCTTCTCTGGAAAGGGGATCGGCGCCTTCGCTACGCCATCATATTCTCGCTTATCACCGTCGCCGCGACCGATTTGACAACCAGCGCCTTCTTAAAACACCTCTTTGAACGGCCGCGCCCCTGCCACACCTTCGATGTTCGACTTCTGGTGCCGTGCGGAGCCGGATTTTCTATGCCGTCGTCCCACGCTGCCAATCTCTTCGGCCAGGCCTTTTTCTTCCATCAAATCGCCCGAAAAATTTCATGGTTCCTGATACCCTTTGCTATCATCGTCGCTCTCTCCCGCATATTTGTCGGGGTTCATTATCCGGCCGATGTTTTGGTCGGGGCGGCTCTCGGGACCGTCATTGGATTTCTCTTAGCGAAAATATTTTGCCGACTCTTACCGGATAAAAAGCAATCAATATCGATGGGTAGTTGA
- a CDS encoding conserved hypothetical protein (Evidence 4 : Unknown function but conserved in other organisms): MTNSTDSFFTIKTVSEIEIKIKGSKFFGRAFPVKSETESDDALNLLRKKYYDATHHCFAYRIGLGNETKFRYSDAGEPSGTAGKPIYDQITGQNLTNILVVITRYFGGTKLGTGGLTHAYSESAAEAIKKAGVIQEFLTEQLLLIVDFHDYNIMERLIYKFQGKILARGVAEQNPTLAVELRKSLVSEFKNNAMESTSGRIKIESVV, translated from the coding sequence GTGACAAACAGCACCGACAGCTTTTTCACTATCAAAACGGTATCGGAAATTGAAATCAAAATAAAGGGCTCCAAATTTTTCGGACGGGCCTTTCCGGTCAAGTCCGAAACCGAATCAGACGACGCCCTTAATCTCCTGCGCAAAAAGTATTACGATGCCACCCATCATTGTTTCGCCTATCGTATTGGCCTCGGCAACGAGACAAAATTCCGCTACAGCGACGCCGGCGAACCGTCGGGTACCGCCGGTAAACCGATTTACGATCAGATTACGGGACAAAATCTGACCAATATCCTCGTCGTCATCACCCGCTATTTTGGCGGGACCAAACTGGGCACCGGCGGCCTGACTCATGCTTACTCCGAATCGGCGGCCGAAGCAATCAAAAAAGCCGGGGTCATCCAGGAGTTTCTGACCGAACAATTATTGTTGATTGTGGATTTTCACGATTATAATATCATGGAACGATTGATATATAAATTTCAGGGGAAGATCCTGGCCCGGGGTGTCGCCGAACAAAATCCGACCCTCGCCGTAGAATTGAGAAAATCACTTGTCTCGGAATTCAAGAATAATGCCATGGAAAGCACTTCCGGAAGGATCAAAATTGAAAGTGTCGTTTGA
- the lepA gene encoding GTP-binding membrane protein (Evidence 2a : Function from experimental evidences in other organisms; PubMedId : 2999765; Product type f : factor), whose amino-acid sequence MSDLKYIRNFSIIAHIDHGKSTLADRLLELTEAVSQRQMRAQVLDDMDLERERGITIKAHAIRLDYHAHDGNLYELNLIDTPGHVDFTYEVSRALSACEGVLLVVDASQGVEAQTVSNLFLAIENGLEVIPVINKIDLPSARPDEVSQQIIDLIGCKKEEILHCSAKTGLGVEQVLEQIVKKIPSPSGHPDRPLKALTFDSLYDSYRGASVYLKVVDGSVRKGDKIKFFSHGKEFEVDEVGYRRLTNIPQESLSAGQVGYLYAGVKEVADTRVGDTITNSVSPADSPLPGFVAVKPMVFSGIYPAIAEDYSEMREALEKLKLNDASLSFTPETSSALGFGFRCGFLGMLHMEIITERLSREYNQTIINTVPNVEYWVFMTDQTKIIVDSPTEMPDAGKIEYVEEPYVDSQIITPPDYLGSIMRLCTDRRGIYKNTEYPTPSRAVLSYSFPLSEIIFDFYDKLKSISRGYASLDYGVPFYMKSNLVKLDILINTESVDALSVIIHRDKAYKYGLNLTEKLRTLIPRQMFEVVIQAAIGSRIIARATVKPLRKNVTAKCYGGDITRKRKLLERQKEGKKRLKQIGHVEIPQEAFLAALKIES is encoded by the coding sequence ATGTCCGATTTGAAATATATAAGAAATTTTTCGATTATTGCCCATATCGACCATGGCAAATCGACCCTCGCCGACCGGCTCCTGGAACTTACCGAAGCCGTCAGCCAGCGGCAGATGCGCGCTCAGGTCCTCGATGATATGGATCTGGAACGGGAACGAGGCATTACCATCAAGGCCCATGCCATCCGGCTCGATTATCATGCACACGACGGCAATCTCTATGAATTGAATCTCATCGATACCCCGGGGCATGTCGATTTTACTTATGAAGTGAGCCGCGCTCTTTCGGCCTGCGAGGGGGTCCTGCTGGTGGTCGACGCTTCACAGGGGGTCGAGGCGCAAACTGTCTCCAACCTTTTCCTGGCGATTGAAAACGGCCTTGAAGTTATTCCGGTCATCAATAAAATTGACCTCCCCTCGGCGCGTCCCGATGAAGTCTCTCAGCAGATTATCGATCTCATCGGCTGCAAAAAAGAGGAAATCCTGCACTGCTCGGCCAAAACCGGTCTCGGCGTGGAGCAGGTCCTGGAGCAGATAGTCAAAAAAATTCCGTCGCCGTCGGGCCATCCCGATCGCCCTTTGAAGGCCCTCACCTTTGATTCCCTGTATGATTCCTACCGCGGCGCCTCGGTCTATTTGAAAGTGGTCGATGGTTCCGTCAGGAAAGGGGACAAAATAAAATTCTTCTCGCACGGGAAGGAATTCGAGGTCGATGAAGTCGGCTACCGCCGTCTGACCAATATCCCTCAGGAATCCCTTTCCGCCGGGCAGGTCGGATATTTGTACGCCGGTGTCAAGGAAGTTGCCGATACCCGTGTCGGGGACACCATAACTAATTCGGTCAGTCCCGCCGATTCTCCTCTCCCCGGCTTTGTCGCCGTCAAACCGATGGTCTTCTCCGGCATCTATCCCGCCATCGCCGAGGATTACTCGGAGATGCGCGAGGCCCTCGAAAAATTAAAATTGAATGACGCCTCCCTTTCTTTCACTCCGGAAACATCGTCGGCTCTGGGTTTCGGCTTCCGCTGCGGATTTCTCGGCATGCTCCATATGGAGATCATCACGGAACGGCTCTCCCGCGAATACAATCAAACCATCATCAACACCGTTCCCAATGTCGAATACTGGGTCTTTATGACCGACCAGACCAAAATTATCGTCGACTCCCCGACCGAGATGCCGGACGCCGGAAAAATCGAATATGTCGAGGAACCGTATGTCGATTCGCAGATTATTACGCCGCCCGATTACCTCGGTTCCATCATGCGCCTCTGCACCGATCGCCGCGGCATTTATAAAAATACCGAATACCCGACCCCCTCACGCGCTGTGCTGAGTTATTCCTTTCCTCTTTCGGAAATCATCTTTGATTTTTATGACAAATTGAAATCGATCTCGCGCGGTTACGCCTCGCTCGATTACGGTGTGCCGTTTTATATGAAATCGAATCTGGTCAAACTCGATATCCTGATAAACACCGAATCGGTCGATGCTCTCTCCGTTATCATTCATCGGGATAAGGCCTATAAATATGGTCTGAATTTGACCGAGAAATTACGGACCTTGATTCCCCGCCAGATGTTCGAAGTGGTCATTCAGGCCGCTATCGGCAGCCGCATCATCGCCCGGGCCACGGTCAAACCGTTGCGGAAGAATGTCACCGCCAAATGTTACGGCGGCGATATCACCCGCAAGCGCAAACTTCTCGAACGTCAGAAGGAAGGCAAGAAGCGTCTCAAACAGATCGGCCATGTCGAAATTCCGCAGGAGGCCTTCCTGGCGGCACTGAAAATCGAATCATAA